One segment of Alistipes finegoldii DSM 17242 DNA contains the following:
- a CDS encoding M3 family metallopeptidase, with translation MKKALIIMTFSAMAAGCADNSIPKAQLPELDTTNPLLAEWNTPHQTPPFSQIELSDYEPAFDAAIACSRAEIEAIVNNPKKPTFGNTIVALERQGALLDRISGVFYNLLEAATSDQMQEIALRVQPKLTELSNDVSLNPELFARVKAVYEKPGRGLSKEDRKLLEDTYQSFARNGAALSDADKELYRKYTSELSAATLQFGQNALAATNAFTINITDPKVVAELPAFVREGMAADAKARGEKGWTVTLQAPSYVPFMTYSSNRALKEKLWRAYNSRALGGENDNTQIVKQIANLRLKIANLLGYKCYADYVLERRMAENTPTVTAFLDELLGETKAYADKDYRMIGDYAASLGFKGQLMPWDWGYYNEKYKDEKYALNDEVVKPYLKLENVKKGVFMLANKLYGLNFTPNDKIEVYHPDVTAYDVTDENGRFMAVLYLDFFPRESKRSGAWMTEFRGTKIEDGEETRPLVSLVMNFTKPTETAPSLLTFDELETFLHEFGHALHGMLGEGKYESQTGTSVYRDFVELPSQIMENWATEKEFLDLWAVNYQTGEPIPAEIVERIIAAQNYLAAYLNVRQLSFGLTDMAWHTITEPFEGDVEQFEVASMAPSQVLPVVPGTAMAPAFGHIFSGGYAAGYYGYKWAEVLEADAFSLFKEKGIFNREVSGSFRENILSKGGTEHPMELYVRFRGHKPETKALIEKMGLGK, from the coding sequence ATGAAAAAAGCACTTATCATTATGACCTTTTCAGCTATGGCGGCAGGCTGCGCCGACAATTCGATTCCCAAAGCGCAGCTGCCCGAACTGGATACCACCAACCCCCTGCTGGCGGAGTGGAACACGCCCCACCAGACGCCGCCGTTCTCGCAGATCGAGCTTTCGGATTACGAGCCTGCGTTCGATGCGGCCATCGCCTGCTCGCGCGCCGAGATCGAGGCGATCGTCAATAACCCCAAGAAGCCGACCTTCGGCAACACCATCGTGGCGCTGGAGCGTCAGGGGGCGCTGCTCGACCGCATTTCGGGTGTTTTCTACAACCTGCTCGAAGCCGCGACCTCGGACCAGATGCAGGAGATCGCGCTGCGCGTTCAGCCCAAGCTCACCGAGCTGTCGAACGACGTTTCGCTCAATCCGGAGCTTTTCGCCCGCGTGAAGGCGGTTTACGAGAAACCCGGCCGCGGTCTTTCGAAAGAGGACAGGAAACTGCTGGAAGACACCTACCAGAGCTTCGCCCGCAACGGCGCCGCCCTTTCGGACGCCGATAAGGAGCTTTACCGCAAGTATACCTCCGAGCTGTCGGCCGCGACCCTGCAGTTCGGCCAGAACGCGCTGGCCGCAACCAACGCCTTTACGATCAACATTACCGATCCTAAGGTCGTTGCCGAACTGCCCGCATTCGTCCGGGAGGGTATGGCCGCCGACGCCAAGGCGCGCGGCGAGAAGGGTTGGACCGTGACGCTGCAGGCGCCGAGCTATGTGCCGTTCATGACCTATTCGTCGAACCGCGCCCTGAAGGAGAAGCTCTGGCGCGCCTACAATTCGCGTGCGCTGGGCGGCGAGAACGACAACACGCAGATCGTGAAGCAGATCGCCAACCTGCGCCTGAAGATCGCCAACCTGCTGGGTTACAAGTGCTACGCGGATTACGTGCTCGAACGCCGCATGGCCGAGAATACTCCGACCGTCACGGCATTCCTCGACGAGCTGCTCGGCGAGACCAAAGCCTATGCCGACAAGGATTACCGGATGATCGGCGACTATGCCGCTTCGCTGGGCTTCAAGGGCCAGCTGATGCCGTGGGACTGGGGCTATTACAACGAAAAATACAAGGACGAGAAATATGCGCTCAACGACGAGGTCGTGAAGCCCTATCTGAAGCTCGAAAACGTCAAGAAGGGCGTGTTCATGCTCGCCAACAAGCTTTACGGCCTGAATTTCACGCCCAACGACAAGATCGAGGTCTATCATCCCGACGTGACGGCCTATGACGTAACCGACGAGAACGGCCGCTTTATGGCCGTGCTCTACCTCGACTTCTTCCCCCGCGAGTCGAAGCGTTCGGGTGCGTGGATGACCGAATTCCGCGGCACGAAGATCGAGGACGGCGAGGAGACCCGTCCGCTGGTGTCGCTGGTGATGAATTTCACCAAACCCACCGAGACCGCGCCGTCGCTGCTGACGTTCGACGAGCTGGAGACTTTCCTCCACGAGTTCGGACACGCCCTGCACGGCATGCTGGGCGAGGGCAAATACGAGTCGCAGACCGGCACGAGCGTTTACCGCGACTTCGTGGAGCTTCCTTCGCAGATCATGGAGAACTGGGCTACCGAGAAGGAATTCCTCGACCTGTGGGCCGTGAACTACCAGACCGGCGAGCCGATTCCCGCCGAAATCGTGGAGCGCATTATCGCGGCGCAGAACTATCTGGCCGCCTACCTGAACGTGCGTCAGCTGTCGTTCGGCCTGACCGACATGGCATGGCATACGATCACCGAGCCCTTCGAGGGCGACGTCGAGCAGTTCGAAGTGGCGTCGATGGCTCCTTCTCAGGTCCTGCCCGTCGTGCCGGGAACGGCGATGGCTCCGGCTTTCGGCCACATCTTCTCAGGCGGTTACGCTGCCGGCTATTACGGCTACAAGTGGGCCGAGGTGCTGGAAGCCGACGCTTTCTCGCTTTTCAAGGAGAAGGGCATCTTCAACCGCGAAGTGTCCGGATCGTTCCGTGAGAACATCCTTTCGAAAGGCGGTACGGAGCAT
- a CDS encoding hydrogenase 4 subunit F — MIYYLIASILIAVAALFARTKRAVLAAGILFYAVQIAAAGLLLWGGLYDTTSAAFFTFDALGTLFYLLLVVVSMYVFGHSEAYLQGEDLRSYRLYFALLMLLTTAIAGAYFANNLAVTWIFLEATTLCSAGIIYHRRTAQALEAAWKYVFVCSTGIAMAYLGILLLAAATKCETLSYEAVAEAASSGNPLYLKTSFLLILSGYSCKLELFPLYTVGIDANFAAPAPASALISTGVVNAGFLALLRVYKLLAGTEVFPWVRSVLLIVGILSLGVGALFLRRTNNYKRFLSYSTVENMGIAAIGLGIGGIGVWAALFHVFCHTLVKSSLFLQMAVVRQVYDSYRINRIGDYIRINRVGAVGLLTGMVVLLAFPPSPLFVSELMILKQVITDRNWWLVAALLLLMCIVIYSFGSRLIRLCYQPNQDRLHPSKAHKALSWSALSLLAVAIVLGMWQPELLQRIITEIAAL; from the coding sequence ATGATATATTACCTGATCGCCAGCATCCTGATCGCCGTCGCGGCGCTCTTCGCCCGGACCAAACGTGCGGTTCTCGCCGCCGGCATACTCTTCTACGCCGTTCAGATCGCCGCCGCGGGCCTGCTGCTCTGGGGCGGGCTTTACGACACGACCTCGGCCGCATTCTTCACCTTCGACGCGCTCGGCACGCTCTTCTACCTGCTGCTCGTCGTCGTCTCGATGTACGTCTTCGGTCACTCGGAAGCCTACCTGCAAGGGGAGGACCTCCGCTCCTACCGTCTCTATTTCGCCCTGCTGATGCTGCTCACCACGGCCATCGCCGGAGCCTATTTCGCCAACAACCTCGCCGTAACGTGGATTTTCCTCGAAGCGACGACGCTCTGCTCGGCGGGCATCATCTACCACCGCCGCACGGCGCAGGCGCTCGAAGCGGCGTGGAAATACGTCTTCGTCTGCTCGACGGGCATCGCCATGGCCTATCTGGGCATCCTGCTGCTGGCCGCCGCGACCAAATGCGAAACGCTTTCGTACGAAGCCGTCGCCGAAGCGGCCTCGTCGGGCAACCCGCTCTACCTGAAGACGTCCTTCCTGCTGATTCTCAGCGGATACAGCTGCAAACTGGAACTGTTCCCGCTCTACACGGTCGGCATAGACGCCAATTTCGCAGCCCCCGCGCCTGCTTCTGCGCTGATCTCCACGGGAGTGGTCAACGCCGGATTCCTCGCGCTGCTGCGCGTCTACAAACTGCTCGCCGGAACGGAGGTTTTCCCGTGGGTGCGCTCGGTACTGCTCATCGTGGGCATTCTCTCGCTCGGCGTGGGCGCGCTTTTCCTGCGCCGCACCAACAACTACAAACGCTTCCTCTCCTACTCCACCGTCGAGAACATGGGCATCGCCGCCATCGGACTGGGCATCGGCGGCATCGGCGTATGGGCGGCGCTGTTCCACGTATTCTGCCATACGCTCGTCAAAAGCAGTCTCTTCCTGCAGATGGCCGTCGTACGGCAGGTGTATGACAGCTACCGCATCAACCGCATCGGCGACTACATCCGCATCAACCGCGTCGGGGCCGTCGGCCTGCTGACGGGCATGGTCGTACTGCTGGCTTTCCCGCCCTCGCCGCTGTTCGTCTCCGAGCTGATGATCCTCAAGCAGGTCATCACCGACCGGAACTGGTGGCTCGTGGCGGCACTGCTGCTGCTCATGTGCATCGTCATCTACTCGTTCGGATCGCGTCTGATCCGGCTCTGCTACCAGCCCAATCAGGACCGTCTGCACCCCTCGAAAGCCCACAAGGCACTCTCGTGGTCGGCCCTGTCGCTGCTCGCGGTCGCCATCGTGCTGGGCATGTGGCAGCCGGAACTTCTGCAACGGATCATCACCGAAATCGCCGCGTTATGA
- a CDS encoding respiratory chain complex I subunit 1 family protein gives MTALNTLLILLTAVCIPGLINRTRAVLAGRRGIRFAQHLFDVRLLLRKGAVYSTTASALFRAVPSVYLGSAIVAALFIPVGELKPLLSFDGDIVCFAYLMALGRFALILGAMDTGSSFEGMGASREALYGALVEPALMLTAGTLALLAGHTSFARIFAEAATGDLQLTVLLVLTAYVLVKIVFTESGRVPVDDPRTHLELTMIHEVMCLDYCGTDLGMIKIAGWLKTAALSMLAADAVTAALCPHWWAAAPLAVLLTGLSVGVVESTQARNKLSRNTTFILTIAALAALVFFTGYLLQLNISIQ, from the coding sequence ATGACGGCACTCAATACACTCCTGATCCTGCTGACGGCCGTCTGCATTCCGGGCCTGATAAACCGCACGCGGGCCGTGCTGGCGGGCCGCCGGGGCATCCGCTTCGCCCAGCACCTCTTCGACGTGCGCCTGCTGCTGCGCAAAGGCGCAGTCTATTCGACGACCGCTTCGGCGCTGTTCCGCGCCGTGCCGTCGGTCTACCTCGGCTCGGCGATCGTCGCCGCGCTCTTCATCCCCGTCGGGGAGCTGAAACCCCTGCTGTCGTTCGACGGCGACATCGTCTGCTTCGCCTACCTGATGGCTCTCGGCCGCTTCGCGCTGATCCTCGGCGCCATGGACACCGGAAGTTCGTTCGAAGGCATGGGCGCAAGCCGCGAAGCCCTCTACGGCGCGCTGGTCGAACCGGCGCTCATGCTCACGGCCGGCACGCTGGCCCTGCTGGCGGGCCACACGTCGTTCGCCCGGATCTTCGCCGAAGCGGCGACGGGCGACCTGCAGTTGACCGTCCTGCTGGTGCTCACGGCCTACGTGCTGGTGAAGATCGTCTTCACCGAAAGCGGCCGCGTACCGGTGGACGATCCCCGCACCCACCTCGAACTGACGATGATCCACGAAGTGATGTGCCTCGACTACTGCGGCACGGATCTGGGCATGATCAAAATCGCCGGGTGGCTCAAAACCGCGGCGCTCTCGATGCTGGCGGCCGACGCCGTGACGGCGGCGCTATGCCCCCACTGGTGGGCCGCGGCGCCGCTGGCGGTACTCCTCACCGGACTCTCGGTCGGCGTGGTCGAATCGACGCAGGCCCGCAACAAACTCTCGCGCAACACCACATTCATTCTCACCATCGCGGCTCTGGCGGCTCTGGTTTTCTTCACGGGCTACCTGCTGCAACTAAACATCAGCATCCAATGA
- a CDS encoding proton-conducting transporter membrane subunit: MFLYSLLALAVVTALIFAAPLKAKVWATLAVVAAGALWASATAVGVLAGGHTVRLWATDVFLFGSDAGSMDPLSALFALIVSVGAVAAVLYSRGYLAHYLGRKSPAHISLHYTALATMFYAMLGVVTSEGGFSFLFFWELMTVASFLLILFDAERREVRRAALAYVIMMHVGFALLLIGFVRLDSVCGSADFALLGEYFRTQPALPLFVVFLAGFGMKAGMFPMHVWLPEAHPAAPSHVSALMSGVMIKTGVYGILRVTAQIADLPTLRTAGLILLVAGIVTGLWGVILAAAQNDVKRLLAYSSIENIGIVLIGLGIAALGKSSGNQLAAICGLSGALLHTLNHSLFKSLLFFGAGNILSQTHTTSLDALGGLGRHMPVTGLLFLAGTTAICALPPLNGFVSELLIYLGMLDGIASGSDVLASAAGLAALALIGGVVILAFTKLYGTVFLGAPRTHEVAEASEVDNFRIAAMALPLAGILFIGLFPQTAVSAVTRAAGFFIHHPADAADYLLSPTLAAVSRTAWLLILVVGLLAWLRSRALRTRKVTDGATWGCGFTSPNVRMQYSGESYSEGLQSIATSLTQNSGEGSAVGKGEIFPAAHNFDIRHKDRFDKLFAAWWVELLRVINKRAMRLRTGKINHYVLFALAFLVLIFLLSIFNLI, from the coding sequence ATGTTTCTCTATTCACTTCTCGCGCTGGCGGTGGTGACGGCGCTGATATTCGCCGCCCCTCTCAAGGCCAAGGTGTGGGCGACGCTGGCAGTCGTCGCGGCGGGGGCGCTCTGGGCGTCGGCAACAGCCGTCGGAGTGCTTGCCGGCGGACATACCGTACGGTTGTGGGCGACCGACGTCTTCCTCTTCGGAAGCGACGCAGGCTCGATGGACCCTCTTTCGGCGCTGTTCGCGCTGATCGTCTCGGTCGGGGCCGTCGCCGCGGTGCTCTACTCGCGGGGATATCTCGCGCACTACCTCGGACGCAAATCCCCGGCCCACATCTCGCTGCACTACACCGCGCTGGCGACGATGTTCTACGCCATGCTGGGCGTAGTGACCTCCGAAGGCGGATTTTCGTTTCTCTTTTTCTGGGAGCTGATGACCGTCGCATCGTTCCTGCTGATCCTGTTCGACGCCGAGCGCCGCGAAGTGCGCCGCGCCGCGCTGGCCTACGTGATCATGATGCACGTGGGATTCGCCCTGCTGCTCATCGGCTTCGTGCGGTTGGACAGCGTCTGCGGATCGGCCGACTTCGCCCTATTGGGCGAATATTTCCGCACGCAGCCCGCCCTGCCGCTGTTCGTGGTCTTCCTCGCGGGCTTCGGCATGAAAGCCGGCATGTTCCCGATGCACGTCTGGCTGCCCGAAGCGCATCCCGCCGCCCCGTCGCACGTCTCCGCCCTGATGTCGGGCGTGATGATCAAGACGGGCGTCTACGGCATCCTGCGCGTCACGGCGCAGATCGCCGACCTGCCGACGCTCCGCACCGCAGGCCTGATCCTGCTCGTCGCAGGCATCGTCACGGGACTCTGGGGCGTGATCCTCGCCGCGGCGCAGAACGACGTGAAGCGGCTGCTGGCCTACTCGTCGATCGAAAACATCGGCATCGTCCTGATCGGACTGGGCATCGCGGCGCTGGGCAAGAGTTCGGGCAACCAGCTCGCGGCGATCTGCGGACTTTCGGGCGCACTGCTCCACACGCTCAACCACTCGCTGTTCAAATCGCTGCTCTTCTTCGGAGCCGGCAACATACTCTCCCAAACGCACACCACCTCGCTCGACGCGCTGGGAGGGCTGGGCAGGCACATGCCCGTCACGGGCCTGCTGTTTCTGGCCGGCACGACGGCCATCTGCGCCCTGCCGCCGCTCAACGGGTTCGTCTCGGAACTGCTGATCTACCTCGGCATGCTCGACGGCATCGCTTCGGGCAGCGACGTGCTCGCTTCGGCGGCCGGACTGGCCGCACTGGCGCTGATCGGCGGAGTTGTGATTCTGGCCTTTACCAAACTCTACGGCACGGTGTTCCTCGGCGCACCCCGCACGCACGAAGTGGCCGAAGCCTCCGAGGTCGATAATTTCCGCATCGCCGCCATGGCGCTGCCGCTGGCCGGAATTCTCTTCATCGGACTCTTTCCGCAGACCGCCGTGAGCGCGGTAACCCGCGCCGCGGGATTTTTCATCCACCACCCCGCCGATGCGGCGGACTACCTGCTGTCGCCCACGCTGGCGGCCGTCAGCCGCACGGCATGGCTGCTGATTCTGGTCGTCGGACTCTTGGCATGGCTTCGCAGCCGCGCCCTGCGCACGCGCAAGGTGACCGACGGCGCGACATGGGGCTGCGGCTTCACCTCGCCCAACGTGCGGATGCAGTACAGCGGCGAATCCTACTCCGAAGGACTGCAGTCTATCGCCACGTCGCTCACGCAGAACAGCGGCGAAGGCAGCGCCGTCGGCAAAGGCGAGATTTTCCCTGCCGCGCACAACTTCGATATCCGCCACAAGGACCGCTTCGACAAACTTTTCGCGGCGTGGTGGGTCGAACTGCTGCGCGTGATAAACAAGCGCGCCATGCGCCTGCGTACGGGCAAGATCAACCACTACGTGCTCTTCGCACTGGCGTTTCTGGTCCTGATATTCCTGTTGTCCATCTTTAACCTGATCTGA
- a CDS encoding 16S rRNA (uracil(1498)-N(3))-methyltransferase → MQLFYAPDITPPLHTLSEEESKHCVRVLRLGRGDTLHITDGRGNLFCCEITDDNPKRCAVRVTETRAGWEALPYSLTMAVAPTKNADRFEWFLEKATEVGVGTIIPLETEHCERRVFKPERGERVITAAMKQSLKAYRPTLRPLTPFGEAAAMPFEGRKFIAHCAPAQSPEGKAYLPATLRRGEAALILIGPEGDFSPEEIAFARANGFEEITLGAQRLRTETAAVAAVVMVSVANG, encoded by the coding sequence ATGCAACTTTTTTACGCCCCCGACATCACGCCGCCCCTCCATACGCTGAGCGAAGAGGAGTCGAAACACTGCGTGCGGGTGCTGCGTCTGGGACGCGGAGATACCCTTCATATAACTGACGGGAGGGGCAATTTATTTTGCTGCGAGATTACGGACGACAATCCGAAACGCTGCGCGGTGCGCGTCACGGAGACCCGCGCCGGGTGGGAGGCGCTCCCCTATTCGCTGACGATGGCCGTTGCGCCGACCAAGAACGCCGACCGCTTCGAATGGTTCCTCGAAAAGGCGACCGAAGTGGGTGTCGGCACGATCATCCCGCTCGAAACCGAGCATTGCGAACGCCGGGTCTTCAAGCCCGAACGCGGCGAACGGGTCATCACGGCGGCCATGAAGCAGTCGCTCAAAGCCTACCGTCCCACGCTGCGTCCGCTCACGCCTTTCGGCGAAGCGGCGGCCATGCCCTTCGAAGGGCGCAAGTTCATCGCCCACTGCGCCCCGGCGCAGTCGCCCGAAGGCAAAGCCTACCTCCCGGCGACGCTCCGCAGGGGCGAGGCGGCGCTGATCCTGATCGGTCCCGAAGGCGATTTTTCGCCCGAAGAGATCGCCTTCGCACGCGCGAACGGATTCGAGGAGATAACCCTCGGCGCGCAGCGGCTGCGCACCGAAACGGCTGCAGTGGCCGCAGTGGTGATGGTCTCCGTGGCAAACGGTTAG
- a CDS encoding M3 family metallopeptidase has protein sequence MKRIAGLFTTLLLLMALASCNSPKSAGENPFFTQWDTPFGVPPFDKIRAEHFMPAFERGMSLHDAEIDAITSNNDEPTFENTILAYDNAGQMLAQTELIFGMLCAAETNERMQALQEQVMPLLSAHRDKIRLDEKLFARVKDVYDRRASLGLDAEQSRLLRKTYDAFVRSGALLDAGQKARLKEINGELSLTAVKFGNNILAENNNFALELTADDLEGLPSGVRDAAREKAQAMGKGDKWVFTLHKPSLIPFLTYSAKRDLREKIYKAYLNRCNNGDQYDNKQLINDFIRLRTEKAKMLGYPSYAAYVVADEMAGTTDAVYALLDQIWTPALDRAGEELAEMDKLLQKDVPGATFESWDWWYYAEKLRKQNYALDEEMLRSYFSLENVQGGIFYLANRLYGITFQPIVAPLYHPEAIAYEVLDADQSHLGVLYFDFFPRDGKSQGAWCGNYVEQTYRDGERVAPVVSIVCNFTRPVRNTPALLTLDETETLFHEFGHALHFLFHDVKYRGLTEVEGDFVELPSQIMENWAFEPEMLKQYAVHHRTGEVIPKYLVDKLRRSELFNQGFATTELIAASLSDMDIHSTTDYEPFDPMVFERRALNEKRGLIPQIEPRYRYPYFSHIFDGGYSAGYYFYTWAEVLDKDAFAAFRESGDLFNKKIAADFRTKLLARGGSEDGMTLYRAFRGADPDKRAMLRGRGLLAEPDPQPDEEAPIPLEPESDGQ, from the coding sequence ATGAAACGTATTGCAGGTTTATTCACAACACTCTTACTGCTTATGGCACTTGCGTCATGCAACTCCCCGAAAAGCGCCGGGGAGAATCCCTTCTTCACCCAGTGGGACACGCCTTTCGGCGTGCCGCCCTTCGATAAGATCCGCGCCGAACACTTCATGCCCGCCTTCGAGCGCGGCATGTCGCTGCACGACGCCGAGATCGACGCCATCACCTCGAACAACGACGAGCCGACGTTCGAGAATACGATTCTGGCTTACGACAACGCCGGACAGATGCTCGCGCAGACCGAGCTGATTTTCGGCATGCTCTGCGCCGCCGAAACCAACGAACGGATGCAGGCCCTGCAGGAGCAGGTGATGCCCCTGCTCTCGGCGCACCGCGATAAGATCCGGCTCGACGAGAAACTTTTCGCCCGCGTGAAGGATGTCTATGACCGGCGCGCGTCGCTGGGACTCGACGCCGAGCAGAGCCGACTGCTCAGGAAGACCTACGACGCTTTCGTGCGCTCCGGCGCCCTGCTCGACGCCGGACAGAAAGCCCGGCTGAAGGAGATCAACGGCGAGCTGTCGCTTACGGCCGTGAAGTTCGGCAACAACATTCTGGCCGAGAACAACAACTTCGCGCTCGAACTGACGGCGGACGATCTGGAGGGACTGCCTTCGGGTGTCCGCGACGCCGCGCGCGAGAAGGCGCAGGCGATGGGCAAGGGCGACAAGTGGGTCTTCACGCTCCACAAGCCCAGTCTGATTCCGTTCCTGACCTATTCGGCCAAGCGGGACCTGCGCGAAAAGATCTACAAGGCCTACCTGAACCGCTGCAACAACGGCGATCAGTACGACAACAAGCAGCTCATCAACGACTTCATCCGTCTGCGTACGGAGAAGGCCAAGATGCTGGGCTATCCGTCGTACGCCGCCTATGTCGTGGCCGACGAGATGGCCGGCACGACCGATGCGGTCTACGCGCTGCTGGACCAGATATGGACGCCGGCGCTCGACCGCGCCGGGGAGGAGCTGGCCGAGATGGACAAACTCCTGCAGAAGGACGTTCCGGGCGCGACGTTCGAGTCGTGGGACTGGTGGTATTATGCCGAAAAACTGCGCAAGCAGAACTATGCACTCGACGAGGAGATGCTGCGTTCCTATTTCTCGCTCGAAAACGTGCAGGGCGGCATCTTCTACCTCGCCAACCGGCTTTACGGCATCACCTTCCAGCCCATCGTGGCGCCGCTCTACCATCCTGAGGCGATCGCCTACGAGGTGCTCGACGCCGACCAGTCGCATCTGGGCGTGCTCTATTTCGACTTCTTTCCGCGTGACGGCAAGAGTCAGGGGGCGTGGTGCGGCAACTATGTCGAACAGACCTACCGGGACGGCGAGCGCGTCGCTCCCGTGGTGAGTATCGTCTGCAACTTCACCCGTCCGGTGCGCAACACCCCTGCGCTGCTGACGCTCGACGAGACCGAAACGCTCTTCCACGAATTCGGCCATGCGCTCCATTTCCTGTTCCACGACGTGAAATACCGCGGACTCACGGAGGTCGAGGGCGACTTCGTGGAGCTTCCGTCGCAGATCATGGAAAACTGGGCTTTCGAACCCGAAATGCTGAAACAGTACGCCGTGCATCACCGTACGGGCGAGGTGATTCCCAAATACCTCGTCGATAAACTGCGCCGGAGCGAACTCTTCAATCAGGGTTTCGCCACTACGGAGCTGATCGCCGCGTCGCTTTCCGACATGGACATCCACTCGACCACCGACTACGAACCGTTCGACCCGATGGTCTTCGAACGCCGGGCGCTCAACGAGAAGCGCGGCCTGATTCCGCAGATCGAACCCCGCTACCGTTATCCCTATTTCAGCCATATTTTCGACGGCGGCTATTCGGCGGGCTACTACTTCTATACGTGGGCCGAAGTGCTCGACAAGGATGCGTTCGCGGCCTTCCGCGAGAGCGGTGACCTGTTCAACAAGAAGATCGCCGCCGATTTCCGCACCAAGCTCCTCGCCCGCGGCGGTTCCGAGGACGGCATGACGCTCTACCGGGCCTTCCGCGGGGCCGATCCCGACAAGCGGGCGATGCTCCGCGGCCGCGGCCTGCTCGCCGAACCCGATCCGCAGCCGGACGAAGAGGCCCCGATCCCCCTCGAACCGGAATCGGACGGGCAATAG
- a CDS encoding membrane protein yields MILPLVILYVITLVYLAITERFRNFASIIGLQGWILFAVALLRLHAINPLELIFIAIETLAFKALLVPAILFAMIRKTKINRVRRSGSSQSGSLLLSLMALAVSASITYYIADSAIDLVFFGVALYALLSGLILIVLRSRIFSHMVGFLVIENGVFLFSMAIGVEMPLLINIAILLDILISVLMLGIFFTKIDGKIHADDADSLTNVKD; encoded by the coding sequence ATGATACTCCCGCTGGTCATACTCTACGTCATCACGCTCGTCTATCTGGCGATCACCGAACGTTTCCGCAACTTCGCGTCGATCATCGGACTGCAGGGGTGGATTCTCTTCGCCGTCGCCCTGCTGCGCCTGCACGCCATCAATCCGCTGGAACTGATCTTCATCGCCATCGAGACGCTGGCGTTCAAGGCCCTGCTGGTCCCGGCCATCCTCTTCGCCATGATCCGCAAAACCAAGATCAACCGCGTACGCCGCTCCGGATCGTCGCAGTCGGGTTCGCTCCTGCTGTCGCTCATGGCGCTGGCGGTCAGCGCCTCGATCACCTACTACATCGCCGACTCGGCCATCGACCTCGTATTCTTCGGCGTGGCGTTATACGCCCTGCTGAGCGGCCTGATCCTGATCGTCCTGCGCTCGCGCATCTTCTCGCACATGGTCGGCTTTCTGGTGATCGAGAACGGCGTTTTCCTCTTTTCGATGGCCATAGGCGTCGAAATGCCGCTGCTCATCAACATCGCCATCCTGCTCGACATCCTGATCTCGGTGCTGATGCTGGGCATCTTCTTCACCAAGATCGACGGCAAGATACACGCCGACGACGCCGATTCACTCACCAACGTAAAGGACTGA